One Gossypium hirsutum isolate 1008001.06 chromosome A11, Gossypium_hirsutum_v2.1, whole genome shotgun sequence genomic window carries:
- the LOC107923973 gene encoding blue-light photoreceptor PHR2, with the protein MDSNPQSCENPEIKSTEVQTQNQNQVSQSPFATASLSLSSLPPTLPTQFFIQPKILSLFSAQCPSKVKVPTQASSLSHLSLSSTSPSPSKLSFKSTFANNPLQSPLSLGPGRHLDPSNGAAIRRASIVWFRNDLRVHDNECLNTANNESMSVLPVYCFDPRDYGKSSSGFDKTGPYRATFLIESVSDLRKNLQARGSDLVVRIGKPESVLVDLAKAIGADAVYAHREVSHDEVKAEEKIESAMKEEGVEVKYFWGSTLFHVDDLPFKLEDMPSNYGGFRDKVKGLEIRKTIESLDQMKGMPSRGDVETGDIPSLTDLGLNPAATMAQDGRPSVSASMAGGENEALQRLKKFAAECKAQPYKGSKDGSQETIYGANFSCKISPWLAMGCLSPRFMFDELKKTANRTVSATSKKNDGGSGSPDTQMNWLMFELLWRDFFRFITKKYSSAKVGTAPATGCTGALA; encoded by the exons ATGGATTCCAATCCCCAATCTTGTGAAAACCCTGAAATCAAATCAACCGAGGTgcaaacccaaaaccaaaatcaAGTTTCTCAATCCCCATTTGCTACTGCATCTCTTTCTTTATCTTCCTTGCCCCCAACCCTACCTACTCAGTTCTTCATCCAACCCAAAATCTTATCTTTATTCTCTGCTCAATGTCCCTCCAAAGTTAAAGTTCCAACTCAAGCTTCCTCTCTTTCTCATCTCTCCCTTTCTTCaacttccccttccccttccaaACTTTCCTTCAAATCCACCTTTGCCAATAACCCTCTCCAGTCCCCTCTCTCCTTAGGTCCGGGCCGCCATCTCGACCCCTCCAATGGCGCCGCAATTCGTCGAGCTTCCATCGTTTGGTTCCGCAACGATTTACGGGTCCACGACAACGAGTGTCTCAACACCGCCAACAATGAGTCCATGTCGGTTTTGCCGGTTTACTGTTTTGACCCTCGAGATTACGGGAAATCCTCATCTGGGTTCGACAAAACCGGTCCTTACAGAGCCACATTCTTGATTGAATCGGTTTCGGATCTCCGGAAGAATCTGCAAGCACGAGGGTCGGATCTTGTAGTTCGGATTGGGAAGCCGGAGAGTGTTTTGGTTGATTTAGCTAAAGCTATCGGGGCTGACGCTGTCTATGCTCATAGAGAAGTTTCTCATGATGAGGTTAAGGCTGAGGAAAAGATTGAGTCGGCCATGAAAGAAGAGGGTGTTGAAGTTAAGTACTTTTGGGGAAGTACTTTGTTCCATGTTGATGATTTGCCGTTTAAATTGGAAGATATGCCTTCCAATTATGGTGGATTTAGGGATAAAGTTAAGGGTTTGGAGATAAGGAAGACGATTGAATCATTGGACCAAATGAAAGGGATGCCTTCTAGAGGTGATGTGGAGACTGGAGATATTCCTTCATTGACGGATCTGGGACTTAACCCTGCTGCCACAATGGCTCAG GATGGCAGGCCATCTGTTAGTGCTTCTATGGCTGGTGGCGAGAATGAAGCATTGCAAAGGCTTAAAAAGTTTGCAGCTGAGTGTAAAGCACAGCCATACAAGGGGAGCAAGGATGGTAGCCAAGAAACCATATATGGTGCTAACTTTTCTTGCAAAATATCACCATGGCTAGCTATGGGATGCCTATCTCCCCGGTTCATGTTTGATGAACTAAAGAAAACTGCAAATAG GACCGTTTCTGCTACCTCAAAGAAAAATGATGGGGGCAGTGGCTCACCTGATACTCAAATGAACTGGCTGATGTTCGAGTTGTTGTGGAGGGATTTCTTCAG attcATCACCAAGAAATACAGCAGTGCAAAAGTTGGAACTGCTCCTGCCACAGGTTGTACAGGTGCCCTTGCTTAA
- the LOC107922807 gene encoding 60S ribosomal protein L22-2 has product MSRGAAAGPQGKKKGASFTIDCSKPVEDKIMDIASLEKFLQERIKVGGKAGALGDSVTVTRDKSKITVSSDSNFSKRYLKYLTKKYLKKHNVRDWLRVISSNKDRTVYELRYFNIAENEGEEEE; this is encoded by the exons ATGAGTCGTGGGGCAGCAGCGGGACCCCAGGGGAAGAAGAAAGGGGCCTCCTTTACCATCGACTGTTCTAAGCCGGTTGAAGATAAGATCATGGACATAGCCTCTCTAGAAAAGTTCCTCCAGGAAAGGATCAAGGTCGGTGGCAAAGCCGGTGCTCTCGGCGATTCCGTCACTGTCACCCGCGACAAGAGCAAAATCACTGTCTCCTCCGACTCCAACTTCTCTAAGCG GTATCTTAAGTACTTGACTAAGAAGTACTTGAAGAAGCACAATGTTCGGGATTGGCTTCGAGTGATTTCTTCCAACAAGGATCGGACCGTTTACGAGCTCCGATACTTCAACATTGCGGAGAATGAGGGTGAGGAGGAAGAGTGA